The following is a genomic window from Paenibacillus sp. FSL R5-0766.
TAATAATTAAATCTTCATATTCTAACCAATTTGCATTTTCCACTTTTTTCAATACTGAACTAAAGGCTTCAGTATATATAAAAAATAATCTTTTTGATATTCTAAGCAATTCCTGAATGAAATCTTTTAAGATTTTCTCGCTAAATATTCTGAAATAATCACTAACTATAATCGCATCAAAGTATTCATCTAAAAATGGAGTATTAACACCAAGTAGATACACTATATTTTTATCCGGAAAACGAACCCCTAAATAATTGAAAGTATTCTTATTTTGAACAAATATGTCAGTTACAGTATTTAATTGATTAATAAATGCAAAGTTATCAATTCCAATTGTAGCAACCCTCGAAGAATTGCTAATTACTTGATTTATACACTCAAATAATTTTGTTTTATAACGCGGAATTATATGCTGTAAAACTAAATTATTATATTTACTCAGAGCCTGACTATAATAAGGGCCAGGGTAATATAAATACAATTCTGTATCAAAAGAATACTGTTTACGATGCAACATTAATTCATTCCTTGCATTACTAAGCGTTTTTTCATTTGAACTCTCTGATGAACTAAGATGAGGAATATGCAAACAAGTAGATGCCTGATCTGCAATAAATAAAGCCCCCTCTTTGAATAGTCGGTAACACATATCTGTATCTTCTGCTCCCCAACCTAGAAAAGCATCATCGAATCCGCCTATTTTCTTTAATAGATAATTAGAAGTAGTTAATGCTGCAGTCCAACCGATTGACCAAGGAGCAGATAAATTGCTTAATTCATTATTAGTCATTTCAAAAAGTCCAACTCTTCGATCTATCCATTCAGGGATGCCTGACAGGTCTTCTGTAACTTTTTTGAAATTTGTAGGTGAAACACAGTCTATAACTGAAACATCGTCTTTCTCAGGCTCAACATACATACCTAGTACAGAATGATAAACGACCAGTTTTTCACCTCTTTCTTTAGTTATAGAGTAAATATTTTCAACAAAATCGTTTGGAATTAATACTCCACAATCTAAAAATGTAATCCACAACCCCTGACTAGCTTCTATCCCTGCGTTTCTAGCTCTTGCTCTACCAGAAAGATCATCTCTCTCCCGAAAAATATATTTAATATGTGAAACCTTTTTTTTATACTTTTCAAAAACATCTTTTGTGTTATCAGATGAACCATCATCCACAATAATTACTTCAAAACTTACGTCTACATTTATAATTTGTTCAGTTATATATTTTAACGATTTCTCTAATAAACTTGATCTATTGTAAGTAGGTATAATTATAGATAAAAACAACTTTTTTCCTCCTAGTCGAATATTCGCCATATATCCTAAAACGAATGGCTTCATTTGCTAATGATGTACTCGTTGATGAGGTTTCTCAGTCATGTATAAACCCTCAACTCTATGTCTTTACAAGCAAATCACTGATGTATTTAAAACGGATGCCTTTTATCACTATAACTCGTTGTTATAGGACGAAATGAAACTTTATAGAACAACAAAAGAGAGCTCCTCAGGTGTATATCAGGTTCAGGTTTATCAGACAGACAAGGTGACCTTCTCCGAAGAAAAAGTTATCCTCAGCATAAGAGGAAGAAAACTTGCTTAGATAACCCTCTCAGCAATAAAAATTATTAATTTCATGTATAAACCAAATAACATCAATTTCAGACGCTCTCTTAAAAAGCCCCATATATCCCCATTTCTATTTAATAGGTTTTGGAGTTTACTTAATTCATCTTTATCCAATCAATGTATACACCTTTACTAAATTTGATACATAGATTAGTAGACTTTCTATCTTTGATTAAGCAACTTATATCCAAATTAACACTATGCCATTCTCCAATTTTTATAACTTCCTTCCTATCTAATAACGCTCCTTGAACTCCTCCTTCTCTAACTTCTATTGCTAGATCTTTAAGATATGAGTTTACGTACAATTCCAAAGAGGTACCCTCATCTAACGTCACATCATTAAATAATAACCAAGATTGTTCACTTTCAGTATAGACTACTTGCTCTCCGCTACTAGACTTGGATAACAATACATTGAAAGCGTAGTCATAGTTTTCAGCTTTTGTTTTAGTTTTCAAAGATCTGGACGGTTTATCGTTGCCCATGATCTTTATATCTTGCTCTAAACGAATATCCTCTGAAGAAGATCCTATCGAAAATGTGTACACTGCTTCTTCAACGCTATATCTCTGTTCTCTAACATTCCAATACGCAAGTTTAGAAATCGGGATGGAGAATTCGATCTTCCTATTTTCACTTGGATTAAGATTAACTTTCTCAAATGCCATTAACTCTTTCAATGGTCTTTTCAACTTGTTAGAATTGCAACGTACATATACCTGAACCACTTCATCACTTACTTTAAGACCAGTATTGGTAATATCGAAACAGACGACCACATTTACATCATCAGTATTTTTTACTGTTAGATCGGAATACGTAAATTTAGTGTACGTTAATCCATGCCCAAATGGATATAATACTTGGTTCTTGTAATAGAGGTATGTTCGTCCTCCATTTATTATATCGTAATCGAATATATCAGTTAGACCTTCAAGATTACGATACCAAGTCATCGATAGCCTACCAGCAGGACTATAATCTCCAAAGAGCACCTCTGCTAGTGCATTTCCAAGTTCTTGGCTACCATGCGAAGTATATAAAATTGACGGCACTAAGTTATCAACTTCAGTAATAGTAAATGGGTAGCTCCCAACTATACAAACAACAACATTTTTATTAATATTATACATATTTTTTATTAGGTTTAGTTGAGATTCTGGAAGTTCTAATCCAGGGCGATCTTCATCTTCCTTGCCATTTATCAGAGGGTTATTACCAACAATCACAATTACAGTATCTGATTGATTGGCTACTCTCATCGCTTCATTTTCGCCATTAACAATTACCTCTAATTCAAAAACTTCATTCAAATCATTACTTTCCTCATGTGATTCTTTACATTTAACCTTATCGTCTATAACGGATAGAGATTTGTTATTCCAGGTTTTTATGCTGACACCATTTTGTAAATCAATAGTACTAAATACTTCTCTGACAAACCATCCAAATGCCTCTTCTGCAGTAGCCGATATTTCCTTTTGGAAGGTAACATATTTATCATTCAGCACAGATTTAATTGTCTTCTTATTCCATCCCCAGTCACAATATTCGAAAATTTCATTGTCGGTAATTTGTTCACCACTTACCGTTATCTCACCTGTGGTTTGGTTTACGGACAAGTACTTTCCAGTTTTCTTTGATTTTATTGCTATATAATCATTTCCATTATGAAAATTCACATCGATTGCTGAGCCAGCTCTATTAATTATTCCTTGCAATGGGGTTACTTTATAAGAAAAATCACCGCTATACCAATCTCTATATAAAACATTGGACAATGGTCCTACCACTGCTACACTTTTAAGCAGATTTGTATTGAGCGGAAGGGAGTTAATGGTGTTTTTTAGCAAAACAATGGACTCTCTAGCTGCTTCTAATGATAATAAATTGTTTTCTTCACAACAAAGATATTCTTCTGGAATACTGGAATATGGATTTAAGTGATCTGGATCAAATTCACCTAACTGAATTCTTCCTCTAAATACATTTTTTATCGCTCTATCAAGATCTGATTCCTCAAGTAAGTTTAGTTGTAATGCTTCTTTAATTGAAGTTACTACTAATTCAGCTTCATCATTAATACTATCTACTCCACTTTTAATAACTAGTGATACAGCTTCTGCATATGAAGAACAATATTTATGTGAATCAACTAGCATTTTCATATCACCTGCATCACTCACAATATACCCTTCTAGTCCCCAAGATTGCTTTA
Proteins encoded in this region:
- a CDS encoding glycoside hydrolase family 3 protein → MSIFNNHFKNIEERLDDLIKRLTLEEKIYLMPTNQRGIERLGINEYVIGGEAAHGLAWLGKATSFPQPIGLSSTWNTKLMNRIGETIGKEARVYYQKLNKKKGLTLWAPTVDLLRDPRWGRTEEGYGEDPLLTSMLARSFVEGMQGNHQFYKRALSTLKHYMGNNNEKNRLVSSSNIDNRNKYEYYIKPFKEVIKNYGAFSIMPAYNSVNGLPCIIDPEMKDIIKQSWGLEGYIVSDAGDMKMLVDSHKYCSSYAEAVSLVIKSGVDSINDEAELVVTSIKEALQLNLLEESDLDRAIKNVFRGRIQLGEFDPDHLNPYSSIPEEYLCCEENNLLSLEAARESIVLLKNTINSLPLNTNLLKSVAVVGPLSNVLYRDWYSGDFSYKVTPLQGIINRAGSAIDVNFHNGNDYIAIKSKKTGKYLSVNQTTGEITVSGEQITDNEIFEYCDWGWNKKTIKSVLNDKYVTFQKEISATAEEAFGWFVREVFSTIDLQNGVSIKTWNNKSLSVIDDKVKCKESHEESNDLNEVFELEVIVNGENEAMRVANQSDTVIVIVGNNPLINGKEDEDRPGLELPESQLNLIKNMYNINKNVVVCIVGSYPFTITEVDNLVPSILYTSHGSQELGNALAEVLFGDYSPAGRLSMTWYRNLEGLTDIFDYDIINGGRTYLYYKNQVLYPFGHGLTYTKFTYSDLTVKNTDDVNVVVCFDITNTGLKVSDEVVQVYVRCNSNKLKRPLKELMAFEKVNLNPSENRKIEFSIPISKLAYWNVREQRYSVEEAVYTFSIGSSSEDIRLEQDIKIMGNDKPSRSLKTKTKAENYDYAFNVLLSKSSSGEQVVYTESEQSWLLFNDVTLDEGTSLELYVNSYLKDLAIEVREGGVQGALLDRKEVIKIGEWHSVNLDISCLIKDRKSTNLCIKFSKGVYIDWIKMN
- a CDS encoding glycosyltransferase codes for the protein MFLSIIIPTYNRSSLLEKSLKYITEQIINVDVSFEVIIVDDGSSDNTKDVFEKYKKKVSHIKYIFRERDDLSGRARARNAGIEASQGLWITFLDCGVLIPNDFVENIYSITKERGEKLVVYHSVLGMYVEPEKDDVSVIDCVSPTNFKKVTEDLSGIPEWIDRRVGLFEMTNNELSNLSAPWSIGWTAALTTSNYLLKKIGGFDDAFLGWGAEDTDMCYRLFKEGALFIADQASTCLHIPHLSSSESSNEKTLSNARNELMLHRKQYSFDTELYLYYPGPYYSQALSKYNNLVLQHIIPRYKTKLFECINQVISNSSRVATIGIDNFAFINQLNTVTDIFVQNKNTFNYLGVRFPDKNIVYLLGVNTPFLDEYFDAIIVSDYFRIFSEKILKDFIQELLRISKRLFFIYTEAFSSVLKKVENANWLEYEDLIIITQESNINVVEIEKNNKSKIFEIINNI